In a single window of the Hoyosella subflava DQS3-9A1 genome:
- a CDS encoding VanW family protein translates to MAGNDQGGSKRGFRTIVVTLAGLIVIAAVAYILDWVTSSGKIPRGVTVAAVSIGGLTPEQAEARLRREIEPRIDEPFTVVGGDVQVDLLPSESGLNLDWDATVDRAGSQPINPLTRLMALFREREIGYVSAVNDPQLDAALDDVREEIDREAVEGDIEFDGATPVAVEPLDGLVVEPERAREVIIENWLAREPVELPVEVDEVTVTPEGVESAMREIAEPAVATSLVVIGEDDTEAVLEPEEVGDFLSFQPDQDGGLEPLYDVNAASTILSPQLADTESPAVDATVRVGSEGPVVVPHQDGRGVDWDETFTDIDNLMRETSNRTVTATYRTTDAQFTTEEAEELGINEVIAEFTTGGFTPNSGVNIRRAAEQVNGAVIKPGETFSLNDHTGPRGYAQGYIDSGIIYSGRPSTAVGGGVSQFATTLYNAGYFAGLDDIEHTEHSYYISRYPAGREATVFEGSIDLQFQNPYDTGVLLEAYGDMSSVTVRVWGTKTVNVESINGGRWDYTQPRRIVLPAGPNCQPSSGGQGFTTSDTRVITDANTNEEISRETRTVTYEAQPVVVCEQPTPPPARERDSDDDDDDNGAPSAPRDDPAPEPPPAGNGDEPPAEPEGE, encoded by the coding sequence GTGGCAGGCAATGATCAAGGTGGATCAAAACGAGGTTTCCGCACGATCGTCGTCACCCTCGCTGGGCTGATCGTCATTGCCGCCGTCGCGTACATCCTCGATTGGGTAACCTCGAGCGGCAAAATCCCGAGGGGCGTTACGGTTGCCGCCGTTTCAATTGGGGGTCTGACGCCTGAGCAAGCTGAAGCCCGGCTGCGACGCGAGATCGAGCCGCGCATCGACGAGCCGTTCACGGTGGTAGGCGGGGACGTGCAAGTGGACCTCCTGCCGTCCGAATCAGGGCTCAACCTGGACTGGGACGCGACTGTGGATAGGGCGGGCAGTCAGCCGATCAATCCGCTGACTCGATTGATGGCGCTATTCCGTGAGCGCGAAATCGGATATGTCAGCGCGGTGAACGACCCCCAACTCGATGCTGCACTTGATGATGTGCGCGAAGAGATCGACCGCGAAGCCGTGGAAGGGGACATCGAATTCGACGGTGCAACACCAGTCGCGGTTGAACCACTCGATGGGCTTGTCGTAGAGCCAGAACGAGCGCGCGAGGTGATCATCGAGAACTGGCTGGCTCGCGAACCGGTCGAATTGCCTGTTGAGGTGGACGAGGTCACGGTCACCCCGGAAGGGGTCGAAAGCGCGATGCGTGAGATCGCGGAGCCCGCTGTCGCGACATCCCTCGTCGTCATCGGCGAAGATGACACGGAAGCTGTGCTCGAGCCCGAGGAAGTTGGGGACTTCCTCAGTTTCCAGCCCGATCAGGATGGTGGCCTCGAACCTCTCTATGACGTCAATGCGGCATCCACGATACTTTCGCCGCAGCTCGCGGACACCGAATCTCCAGCGGTGGATGCGACAGTGCGGGTCGGCTCGGAAGGTCCGGTCGTTGTGCCGCACCAGGACGGGCGCGGCGTGGATTGGGACGAGACATTCACCGATATCGACAATTTGATGCGTGAGACGTCGAACCGGACCGTGACCGCCACGTACAGGACCACTGACGCTCAGTTCACGACTGAAGAAGCTGAAGAACTGGGTATCAACGAAGTCATCGCGGAGTTCACGACGGGTGGATTCACTCCAAATTCTGGTGTCAACATCCGGCGCGCGGCAGAGCAAGTCAACGGAGCCGTGATCAAGCCGGGGGAGACCTTCTCACTCAATGATCACACTGGTCCGCGCGGCTACGCGCAGGGTTACATTGACTCCGGCATCATTTACAGCGGGCGTCCGTCAACAGCGGTCGGCGGTGGCGTCAGCCAGTTCGCGACGACCCTATACAACGCGGGATACTTCGCGGGTCTCGACGATATCGAGCACACCGAGCACAGCTATTACATTTCTCGCTATCCCGCCGGCCGGGAAGCAACAGTGTTCGAGGGCTCGATCGACCTGCAGTTCCAGAACCCGTACGACACCGGCGTCCTCCTCGAAGCGTACGGAGACATGTCCTCGGTGACTGTCCGGGTGTGGGGCACCAAGACGGTAAACGTGGAGTCCATTAACGGCGGACGCTGGGACTATACGCAACCGCGGCGGATCGTGCTCCCGGCTGGGCCGAACTGCCAGCCCAGTAGTGGCGGGCAGGGCTTCACGACAAGCGATACGCGTGTGATCACCGACGCGAACACCAACGAAGAGATCTCACGCGAGACACGAACAGTGACGTACGAGGCGCAGCCCGTCGTTGTGTGTGAACAGCCGACTCCGCCGCCCGCGCGGGAGCGCGACAGCGACGATGACGACGACGACAACGGTGCCCCGAGTGCCCCTCGGGACGACCCGGCACCCGAGCCGCCTCCCGCCGGAAACGGTGATGAACCGCCAGCTGAGCCCGAAGGTGAGTGA
- a CDS encoding acetyl-CoA C-acetyltransferase — MATSKANAPEGRQTKPVAIIGGNRIPFARSNKTYAKASNQDMFTAALDGLVSRFSLQGERLGLVAGGAVLKHSRDFNLMRESVLGSALSPYTPAVDVQQACGTGLTALSIVADQIALGRIDAGVGGGSDTTSDAPIALNEELRGVLLDLNRAKTAGQRLKLLGNLRPSQIVPSIPENGEPRTGLSMGEHAAITAKEFGVSREAQDELAVASHQNMASAWDKGFFDDLVTPYLGLARDDNMRGDSSVERLAKLKPVFGVSLGDATMTAGNSTPLTDGASTVLLSNDEWAAERNLPVLAYLRDYETAAVDFVHGPDGLLMAPTYAVPRMLARNGLTLQDFDFYEIHEAFASVVLCTLQAWESDEYCKERLGLDSALGKIDRSKLNVNGSSLAAGHPFAATGGRIVASVSKMLAEKGSGRALVSVCAAGGQGAVAIIER; from the coding sequence GTGGCAACCTCGAAGGCTAACGCTCCCGAAGGGCGTCAGACCAAGCCCGTCGCGATTATCGGCGGCAATCGTATTCCGTTCGCTCGGAGCAACAAGACGTACGCCAAGGCTTCGAACCAGGACATGTTCACCGCAGCACTGGACGGTCTTGTCAGCCGGTTCAGCCTGCAAGGTGAGCGTCTGGGACTTGTCGCGGGCGGTGCTGTTCTCAAGCACAGCCGCGACTTCAACCTGATGCGCGAATCGGTGCTTGGTTCCGCGCTGTCGCCTTACACGCCTGCGGTCGACGTTCAGCAGGCATGTGGCACCGGTCTCACCGCACTGAGCATCGTCGCCGACCAGATCGCGCTCGGCCGCATTGACGCTGGAGTCGGCGGTGGCAGCGACACAACCTCCGACGCGCCCATTGCGCTCAACGAGGAACTCCGCGGCGTTCTCCTGGACCTCAACCGCGCGAAGACCGCCGGCCAGCGACTGAAGCTGCTCGGCAACCTGCGTCCGAGCCAGATTGTGCCGTCAATCCCCGAGAACGGTGAGCCCCGCACTGGCCTATCCATGGGTGAGCACGCGGCGATCACTGCCAAGGAGTTCGGCGTCAGCCGTGAGGCGCAGGATGAGCTGGCGGTCGCTTCGCACCAGAACATGGCGTCGGCGTGGGACAAGGGTTTCTTCGACGACCTCGTCACGCCTTACCTCGGTTTAGCTCGCGATGACAACATGCGTGGAGACTCATCCGTGGAGCGGCTCGCGAAACTGAAGCCGGTCTTCGGTGTCTCGCTCGGCGACGCGACGATGACCGCAGGAAACTCGACACCACTGACGGATGGTGCGTCAACGGTGCTGCTGTCGAACGACGAGTGGGCCGCGGAACGCAACCTGCCGGTACTCGCGTACCTCCGCGACTACGAAACAGCTGCGGTTGACTTCGTCCATGGCCCCGATGGCCTGCTCATGGCGCCAACCTATGCGGTGCCCCGCATGCTTGCGCGCAACGGCCTCACACTTCAGGATTTCGACTTCTACGAGATCCATGAGGCGTTCGCGTCTGTCGTGCTCTGCACCCTCCAGGCGTGGGAGTCCGATGAGTACTGCAAGGAGCGCCTCGGCCTCGATAGTGCTCTCGGCAAAATCGACCGGAGCAAGCTGAACGTCAACGGGTCGTCGCTTGCTGCGGGACACCCGTTCGCAGCTACTGGTGGCCGCATCGTCGCGTCCGTTTCCAAAATGCTCGCTGAGAAGGGCTCTGGCCGCGCACTGGTTTCCGTCTGCGCTGCAGGTGGGCAGGGTGCAGTCGCCATCATCGAACGGTAA
- a CDS encoding 3-oxoacyl-ACP reductase: MSKKGSSDLYSTLISSAPGAFLASKVGLPQPETLRRYKEGEPPLPGPLLVGGSGRLVEPIRDLLSDYELAGDDTEKFGGIVFDATGITTIEELKQLYTFFQPLMRKTAPSARVLVVGTTPELVRKTDERIAQRALEGFTRSVAKELRRGATCNLIYVSPKAKTDFSGLAAPLRFVLSAKSAYVDAQVIRVNEKSATAPANWDKPLDGKVALVTGAARGIGATIAEVLSRDGAKVIVADIPPAGDALSEVANKIGGVALALDVTAADAAEKIAEAAERFGGLDVVVHNAGITRDKTLANMDDARWDSVIGVNLLAPKRITEALAANGGLKEGGRVVDVSSIAGIAGNRGQTNYAASKAGVIGMVDAEASDLAKKEITINAVAPGFIETQMTAAIPLATREVGRRLNSLLQGGQTVDVAETIAFFASPASSATTGNTVRVCGQSLLGA, from the coding sequence GTGTCTAAAAAGGGAAGCTCCGATCTGTACTCAACACTGATTTCGTCCGCTCCGGGGGCATTCCTCGCGAGCAAGGTCGGTTTGCCGCAGCCTGAAACGCTGCGCCGCTACAAGGAGGGCGAGCCGCCTCTCCCCGGCCCGCTCCTGGTGGGTGGTTCAGGGCGTCTCGTCGAACCGATCCGCGATCTGCTTTCTGACTACGAGCTGGCCGGTGACGACACCGAAAAGTTCGGCGGAATCGTCTTCGATGCGACAGGCATCACAACGATCGAGGAACTGAAGCAGCTCTACACCTTCTTCCAGCCGCTGATGCGTAAAACCGCACCGTCGGCGCGCGTCCTGGTTGTCGGTACGACGCCCGAGCTGGTTCGCAAGACCGATGAGCGGATTGCTCAGCGCGCCCTCGAAGGGTTCACCCGGTCGGTGGCGAAGGAACTCCGGCGGGGCGCCACCTGCAACCTGATCTACGTTTCACCGAAGGCGAAGACAGATTTCTCGGGCCTCGCGGCGCCGCTTCGCTTCGTGCTCTCCGCGAAGTCCGCGTACGTGGACGCTCAGGTCATCCGAGTCAACGAGAAGTCGGCCACTGCTCCAGCGAACTGGGACAAACCACTCGACGGGAAGGTTGCGCTTGTCACCGGCGCCGCCCGCGGCATTGGTGCGACCATCGCTGAGGTGCTTTCCCGTGATGGCGCCAAGGTGATCGTGGCTGACATTCCGCCAGCCGGTGACGCACTGTCTGAGGTAGCGAACAAGATCGGCGGCGTAGCACTCGCTCTCGATGTCACAGCTGCCGATGCCGCAGAGAAGATCGCAGAGGCCGCTGAGCGGTTCGGCGGGCTCGATGTCGTCGTGCACAACGCCGGTATTACTCGCGACAAGACGCTTGCGAACATGGACGATGCACGCTGGGATTCGGTCATCGGCGTCAACTTGCTCGCGCCGAAGCGCATCACCGAAGCCCTTGCCGCGAACGGTGGCCTCAAGGAAGGCGGCCGGGTCGTCGACGTCTCGTCGATCGCAGGCATTGCCGGTAACCGCGGGCAAACCAACTATGCAGCCTCGAAGGCCGGTGTCATTGGCATGGTCGACGCTGAGGCAAGCGACCTTGCCAAGAAAGAAATCACAATCAACGCGGTAGCGCCCGGTTTCATCGAGACGCAGATGACCGCCGCAATTCCGCTTGCGACGCGGGAGGTCGGACGCCGCCTCAACTCGCTCCTCCAGGGCGGTCAGACGGTGGACGTCGCAGAAACGATCGCGTTCTTTGCCAGCCCCGCTTCGAGTGCAACCACCGGCAACACGGTACGCGTCTGCGGCCAGAGCCTCCTGGGTGCATGA
- a CDS encoding MaoC/PaaZ C-terminal domain-containing protein: MAEKNIQILDQQGMLQNYAKAVLGMLPLPGAKAEGLPDRTLRIADVKIDANNLAEYVKVCSLRLRDTLPITYPFVLSFPAVMNLLVSKDFPLPAMGMVHMSNKIEQIRPISVSETLTIDVHAENMREHRNGLLVDLVTEITIEGELAWRQVSTFLRKQRTSLSDQPRPEKIDEAPGAAGELPTTTIKVTGKQIAKYADVSGDRNPIHVSKIGAKAFGFPTVIAHGMWTCAAALGILEGRVPDATTYTVDFGKPVLLPAKVAVFTRKTDSGWELALRHPKKEHAHLTAKIEAR; this comes from the coding sequence ATGGCGGAAAAGAACATTCAGATCCTCGACCAGCAGGGCATGCTGCAGAACTATGCCAAGGCAGTTCTTGGCATGCTGCCGCTCCCCGGTGCGAAGGCAGAAGGGCTCCCAGATCGGACTCTTCGCATCGCTGACGTGAAGATCGACGCGAACAATCTCGCCGAATACGTGAAGGTGTGCAGTCTGCGCTTGCGCGACACCCTGCCGATCACTTACCCGTTCGTGCTGAGCTTTCCGGCTGTGATGAATCTGCTCGTCTCGAAGGACTTTCCACTGCCCGCCATGGGCATGGTCCACATGTCCAACAAGATCGAGCAGATCCGCCCGATTTCCGTGAGCGAAACCCTCACCATTGATGTGCACGCCGAGAACATGCGTGAACATCGAAACGGCCTGCTCGTTGATCTGGTCACCGAGATCACGATCGAGGGCGAACTCGCGTGGCGCCAGGTCAGCACGTTCCTGCGTAAGCAGCGGACCAGCCTGAGTGATCAGCCCCGGCCCGAGAAGATCGACGAGGCTCCCGGCGCTGCTGGCGAACTGCCCACCACCACCATCAAGGTGACTGGCAAGCAGATTGCGAAGTACGCAGACGTATCGGGGGATCGCAACCCGATCCATGTGTCGAAGATCGGTGCGAAAGCGTTCGGTTTCCCCACCGTGATCGCACACGGAATGTGGACTTGCGCAGCGGCACTTGGAATCCTGGAAGGCCGCGTTCCCGATGCAACGACGTACACCGTCGACTTCGGTAAGCCGGTGCTGCTTCCCGCCAAGGTCGCCGTCTTCACGAGAAAGACCGACAGCGGGTGGGAACTCGCGCTGCGCCACCCGAAGAAGGAACATGCTCATCTGACCGCGAAGATCGAGGCGCGGTAG
- a CDS encoding TetR/AcrR family transcriptional regulator, translated as MTGRPKRLPRAIREQQMLDAAIDVFAEHGYHAASMNAIAARAEISKPMLYLYYGSKDELFASCIRRESTRFLDALTGAADPSLSPREQLTHGIRAFLGFVHENRQSWHVMYRQAMYQKSFADLVTGSRERAIELTALILRSSSREPHSNEQFRLMASALIGAGEAVADRIADGSIDKEAAVDLLVNLGWRGLAGKKPQ; from the coding sequence ATGACTGGACGGCCGAAGCGATTGCCGCGAGCGATCCGTGAGCAACAGATGCTTGACGCAGCGATCGATGTCTTCGCGGAGCATGGTTACCACGCGGCCTCGATGAACGCGATCGCTGCGCGCGCGGAGATATCCAAACCGATGCTGTATTTGTATTACGGATCAAAGGATGAACTCTTCGCGTCGTGCATCCGGCGCGAGAGCACGCGATTCCTCGATGCGCTCACCGGTGCAGCCGACCCGAGCCTGTCGCCGAGAGAACAACTGACACACGGAATCAGGGCCTTCCTAGGCTTTGTGCACGAGAACCGTCAGTCGTGGCACGTCATGTACCGCCAGGCGATGTACCAGAAGAGCTTTGCTGATCTCGTCACGGGCAGCCGCGAGCGCGCGATCGAACTCACCGCCTTGATCCTGCGGTCCAGCAGTCGGGAGCCGCACAGCAACGAGCAGTTCCGGCTGATGGCATCGGCGCTTATCGGTGCGGGCGAAGCGGTAGCGGATCGCATCGCCGATGGGTCAATTGACAAAGAAGCTGCCGTAGATCTTCTCGTCAACCTCGGCTGGCGTGGTCTCGCGGGGAAGAAGCCGCAGTGA
- a CDS encoding glycoside hydrolase family 3 N-terminal domain-containing protein: MKLYSRATRALARPVAAAAIASALAASTLACTASDTEEGGAPATDTSPAALTTGNASPAPTSEPPAVAACSSRDEFLAQLTTRQKLAQLLNVGVTGKADALSVVNGENIGGIFVTSWADPNFLASGEVRDVAAESAVPLMVTIDEEGGRVSRASHVIGQAPSARQVAQTLTVDETYELARERGGALRELGVTADFAPVVDVTVQADSEVIGDRAFGATPEAVTEYAGAYARGLRDAGVLPVLKHFPGHGSGTGDSHYEGVTTPPLDDLIEWDLVPYRNLIDVGAAVMVGHLTVPGLTEEGLPSSLSPATMSLLRDGEGYGAEPFDGLIFTDDLGSMRAVTDHFDITESVLRSLQAGADVALWISTDAVTDVLDRLEDAVESGELPLDQVEQSAVRVGVAKGLVDC; this comes from the coding sequence ATGAAGCTGTACAGCCGGGCAACGCGAGCGCTCGCACGACCCGTCGCCGCTGCTGCGATTGCATCGGCCCTGGCTGCGTCGACGCTGGCGTGCACAGCATCGGACACCGAAGAGGGTGGCGCACCGGCTACAGATACCTCGCCCGCAGCACTGACGACAGGCAATGCGTCACCGGCGCCGACGTCGGAACCGCCTGCGGTAGCGGCATGTTCATCCAGGGACGAGTTCCTTGCGCAACTCACCACACGCCAGAAGCTGGCACAGCTGCTGAACGTCGGTGTCACCGGGAAGGCTGACGCGCTGAGCGTGGTAAACGGCGAGAACATCGGCGGAATCTTCGTCACGAGCTGGGCCGACCCGAACTTCCTCGCCAGCGGTGAAGTCCGCGACGTGGCGGCGGAATCAGCAGTGCCGCTCATGGTGACGATCGATGAGGAAGGCGGGCGTGTAAGCCGCGCTTCCCACGTAATCGGTCAGGCGCCCTCGGCCCGTCAGGTGGCGCAGACACTGACGGTTGATGAGACTTACGAGCTGGCGAGGGAACGCGGTGGTGCGCTGCGCGAGCTAGGAGTCACTGCCGACTTCGCCCCTGTCGTGGATGTGACCGTCCAGGCTGACAGTGAGGTGATTGGGGACCGCGCATTTGGCGCCACCCCCGAAGCCGTCACGGAATACGCCGGAGCATATGCCCGTGGCCTGCGCGACGCGGGCGTCCTTCCAGTCCTCAAACATTTCCCCGGGCACGGGAGTGGGACGGGCGACTCGCACTATGAAGGTGTGACCACCCCACCGCTCGATGACCTCATCGAGTGGGACCTCGTGCCGTACCGCAACCTCATTGACGTGGGTGCGGCCGTCATGGTCGGCCACCTCACTGTGCCCGGACTGACCGAAGAGGGTCTGCCGTCGAGTCTCAGCCCGGCGACGATGTCGCTGCTCCGCGACGGCGAAGGCTATGGCGCTGAGCCTTTCGATGGTTTGATCTTTACTGACGACCTGGGAAGCATGCGCGCGGTCACGGACCACTTCGACATCACCGAGTCGGTACTTCGTTCATTGCAGGCCGGAGCAGATGTTGCCCTCTGGATCTCGACTGACGCGGTGACCGACGTTCTCGACCGCCTGGAGGATGCTGTCGAAAGCGGCGAGCTGCCGCTTGACCAGGTTGAACAGTCAGCGGTACGCGTCGGTGTTGCGAAGGGCCTCGTAGACTGCTGA
- a CDS encoding universal stress protein, producing MAPSSADLILVAYDGSENAQRAIRYAGHFLSAGRALVVTAWEPLARQAARISGLSGVMQPGWVPDIQQEDAALTDAKAVNAEGVRLAEEAGLQADGRCVETETTVWAAIVDAADELDAAIIVTGTRGATGVRALLHSSVADQVLKHCHRPVLIVPPNEER from the coding sequence ATGGCGCCCAGCTCAGCTGATCTGATCCTTGTCGCATACGACGGCTCCGAGAACGCACAACGCGCGATTCGATATGCCGGGCACTTTCTCAGCGCGGGACGCGCGCTTGTCGTGACCGCTTGGGAACCGTTGGCGCGGCAGGCTGCGCGCATCTCTGGTCTCAGCGGCGTGATGCAGCCAGGTTGGGTTCCCGACATCCAGCAAGAAGACGCTGCCCTCACCGACGCCAAGGCCGTTAACGCCGAGGGCGTGCGGCTCGCGGAAGAGGCCGGCCTGCAGGCCGACGGCCGCTGTGTCGAAACGGAAACCACCGTGTGGGCGGCGATCGTCGATGCCGCTGACGAATTGGACGCAGCAATCATCGTCACGGGCACGCGCGGTGCCACGGGTGTTCGGGCACTGCTGCACAGCAGCGTTGCTGACCAGGTACTCAAGCACTGTCACCGCCCGGTTCTGATCGTTCCGCCCAACGAAGAACGCTGA
- a CDS encoding isochorismate synthase: MDHAGFVLSRPHRTLVASGVRATYGDITAARSALRTGSAPIVVGAIPFRAEDRCALLSPERHEFHSGPWQAPPGLPPLPHGRIVAESPTPSEHIRVVENLLAMVDARVLEKVVAARSVLVSCGADIPPLSLLARLVELDHVGNGFCADLSPAGASYTNSYLVGASPETLIRREGTTVSCWPLAGTAARSTDPAVDEARAADLLSSVKNQHEHAFVVDWMRARLTPLCRKLAIADTPALFATPDVWHLGTPITGELRDSGTTALDLALAVHPTPAVCGTPHDAAMRAINEHEASRGFYAGAVGWCDAAGDGEWMVAIRCAELRGNTARAFAGGGIVRGSRPHDELAETTVKLRTLLSAFSAEGEKMLKTT; encoded by the coding sequence GTGGATCACGCCGGATTTGTGCTGTCGCGGCCGCACCGAACCCTGGTCGCGTCGGGGGTGCGCGCCACCTATGGGGATATCACCGCAGCCCGGTCTGCGCTGCGAACCGGATCAGCCCCGATTGTCGTCGGTGCGATCCCCTTCCGCGCAGAAGATCGCTGCGCTCTTCTCAGCCCCGAACGGCACGAGTTTCACAGCGGCCCGTGGCAGGCTCCGCCTGGTCTGCCACCACTTCCACACGGGCGCATCGTTGCCGAAAGCCCCACTCCTAGTGAGCACATCCGAGTCGTTGAAAACCTTCTGGCGATGGTTGACGCGCGAGTGCTGGAGAAAGTTGTGGCCGCGCGATCTGTACTCGTGAGTTGTGGTGCCGACATTCCGCCGTTGTCGCTACTCGCACGTCTTGTCGAACTCGACCACGTGGGGAACGGATTCTGCGCAGACCTCTCGCCGGCGGGTGCGTCATACACCAACAGCTACCTGGTCGGAGCTAGCCCCGAAACCCTCATTCGCCGCGAAGGCACCACCGTTTCGTGCTGGCCGCTCGCAGGGACGGCGGCGCGTTCTACAGATCCGGCCGTCGATGAAGCCCGCGCCGCAGATCTGCTCTCCTCAGTGAAGAATCAGCACGAACACGCTTTCGTCGTCGACTGGATGCGCGCCCGGCTCACGCCCCTGTGCAGGAAACTCGCGATTGCGGATACGCCTGCGCTCTTCGCCACTCCGGACGTCTGGCATCTCGGCACCCCGATCACTGGTGAGCTGCGCGACAGTGGAACCACAGCGCTGGACCTTGCGCTGGCGGTTCACCCCACCCCAGCGGTGTGCGGCACCCCGCACGATGCCGCGATGCGCGCGATTAATGAGCACGAAGCCAGCCGGGGCTTCTACGCTGGGGCGGTCGGGTGGTGTGACGCGGCCGGTGACGGCGAGTGGATGGTGGCCATCCGCTGTGCGGAACTTCGGGGCAACACCGCCCGCGCTTTCGCTGGTGGGGGGATTGTCCGAGGTTCGAGACCGCACGACGAACTCGCCGAAACAACGGTGAAACTGCGCACACTACTCAGCGCTTTCAGCGCCGAGGGTGAAAAGATGCTAAAAACTACCTAA
- a CDS encoding DUF2613 domain-containing protein: protein MRFLIPGAISAFAGTTLAFALVITGTTFAEQSARPDIDRVVQEQDSLLNQPEYGTR from the coding sequence ATGAGGTTTTTGATCCCCGGGGCAATTAGTGCCTTCGCGGGCACGACTCTCGCGTTCGCTCTGGTGATCACGGGCACGACGTTTGCCGAGCAGAGCGCACGCCCCGACATCGACCGTGTGGTGCAGGAACAGGACAGTCTGCTGAACCAGCCCGAATACGGAACGCGCTAG